In a genomic window of Myotis daubentonii chromosome 18, mMyoDau2.1, whole genome shotgun sequence:
- the FCAMR gene encoding high affinity immunoglobulin alpha and immunoglobulin mu Fc receptor produces MSIPALTEQIEPPKREGLFICSVFLQVANQRAGWKMQVALILCLLQVANALKGPRLVSGEPGGAVTIQCRYTPTSINRHQRKYWCRLSPLTWLCHTIVSTNHYTHGRYRGRVALADFPHSGLFVVRLAQLSPEDGGSYRCGIGNGNDMLFLSMNLAVSAGMGESSPRAMSAASELIRRSFGTASPAANRWAPGTTQTTERQETEWDRAALTPETSKRTTASAKGMQTPGSPGLVAAGTVSQVESSSWATIPIPDGPASAVGRMPDTVERDWLWGTRSSATNRAGAREEGRETTTEANRPREEAERVKIALATDWTIIKSIRPSTLASEKLVWETRQEASLASTPQAPGSIEGTTGAAGVWAWGPTSTEMSSAEGSTEGDLDMPAGGSGPQTAPSQDLVAGSLRPPGRGSSKKSAFPEEKNISRMLTPVSTVLCPLALVALVLLQRKLQRKRTSQETEKAPGVTLIQVTHLLELSLQPDQLPHVERKILQEGSSPACATMTVPERDPGP; encoded by the exons ATGTCCATCCCGGCCCTCACTGAGCAGATCGAGCCCCCAAAGCGAGAAG GCCTCTTCATTTGCAGTGTTTTTTTGCAGGTCGCCAACCAGAGGGCAGGATGGAAAATGCAGGTGGCCCTCATACTGTGCCTGCTGCAAG TTGCCAACGCGCTGAAGGGCCCGAGGCTGGTGTCTGGGGAGCCTGGGGGCGCTGTCACCATCCAGTGTCGTTACACCCCCACATCCATCAACAGGCACCAGCGGAAGTACTGGTGCCGCCTGAGCCCCCTGACGTGGCTCTGCCACACCATCGTGTCCACCAACCACTACACGCACGGTCGCTACAGGGGCCGCGTGGCGCTGGCGGACTTCCCGCACAGCGGCCTGTTTGTGGTGAGGCTGGCCCAGCTGTCCCCGGAGGATGGGGGTTCCTACCGCTGTGGCATCGGAAACGGAAACGACATGCTGTTCTTGAGCATGAACCTGGCCGTCTCCGCAGGAATGGGTGAGTCAAG ccccagagCAATGTCAGCTGCCAGTGAGCTCATCAGGAGATCCTTCGGAACAGCCTCTCCAGCGGCCAACAGATGGGCCCCAGGAACCACCCAGACTACAGAAAGGCAGGAGACAGAATGGGACAGAGCTGCTCTGACTCCAGAAACCAGCAAAAGAACAACAGCTTCAGCTAAGGGAATGCAAACCCCAGGAAGCCCTGGGTTGGTAGCTGCAGGGACAGTTAGTCAGGTAGAGAGTTCCAGCTGGGCCACCATCCCTATTCCGGATGGTCCAGCTTCAGCAGTCGGCAGGATGCCCGATACAGTGGAACGTGATTGGCTGTGGGGCACCAGGAGCTCAGCAACAAACAGAGCTGgggccagagaggaagggagagagacaaccACTGAGGCCAATAGGCCAAGAGAGGAAGCAGAAAGGGTCAAAATAGCCCTGGCTACAGACTGGACCATCATAAAGTCCATCAGGCCATCAACACTGGCCTCAGAAAAACTGGTGTGGGAAACCCGCCAAGAAGCAAGCTTGGCTTCTACACCACAAGCCCCGGGCTCCATTGAAGGGACTACTGGAGCTGCAGGTGTGTGGGCCTGGGGGCCCACCAGCACAGAGATGTCATCTGCCGAAGGGAGCACTGAAGGGGACCTAGACATGCCTGCTGGAGGCAGTGGTCCCCAAACAGCACCAAGCCAGGACCTGGTAGCAGGATCCCTAAGGCCCCCGGGCAGGGGGTCCTCCAAGAAGAG CGCTTTTCCAGAGGAGAAAAACATCTCTCGGATGCTGACTCCTGTCTCCACGGTGCTGTGCCCACTCGCGCTTGTGGCTCTTGTTCTACTGCAAAGGAAGCTGCAGAGAAAGAGGACCT CTCAGGAGACAGAAAAGGCCCCAGGAGTCACCTTGATTCAGGTGACACATTTGCTGGAGCTGAGCCTCCAGCCAGATCAGCTGCCCCATGTGGAGAGGAAGATACTCCAAGAGGGTTCTTCTCCTGCCTGTGCCACCATGACGGTCCCAGAGAGGGACCCTGGACCCTGA